From a single Lewinella sp. LCG006 genomic region:
- a CDS encoding metallophosphoesterase, translating to MDVRRFVFPGIIVIYFFALWFLNQQQPYEAFPEGMPRTIAQGLFQLSLYYIPGVIAYLIFFRRRITPLSNIIVGMMVVVFATQLLLSLYFFLVHLGWNIQQAFFYLQDQQPPHWSEARLISIKQIGLALTAIPFSYFIYGITKGKYNYQVNHIPLVFPDLPEIFHGFKLLQISDIHSGSFDSMKGVKKGIQKISEQNADLLVFTGDLVNGRADEILPFAPHFAALRAPFGKYAVTGNHDYSSGGAYGDQEAWRANVQAVQDNYGKCGFELLNNRAVALTKEGETIYLTGVENWGKPPFPQYGDLNLALRDVPDDGFKVLLSHDPSHWDEKVLPHQSKVHLTLSGHTHGMQFGLNFKHFKWSPIQLVYPRWAGLYEEARQFLYVNRGFGWLAFPGRIGMYPEISVFELRRGGE from the coding sequence ATGGATGTGCGCCGGTTTGTTTTTCCAGGTATTATTGTCATCTATTTCTTTGCCTTGTGGTTCCTCAACCAGCAGCAACCCTATGAAGCATTTCCTGAAGGAATGCCCAGAACGATAGCCCAGGGTCTCTTTCAGTTGAGCCTCTACTACATCCCGGGGGTAATTGCCTATTTGATTTTTTTCCGCCGCCGCATCACGCCATTGTCTAATATTATCGTAGGCATGATGGTGGTCGTCTTTGCGACCCAGTTGCTATTGAGCTTGTATTTTTTTCTGGTTCACCTCGGCTGGAATATTCAACAGGCATTTTTTTACCTACAGGACCAACAACCCCCACATTGGTCTGAAGCACGGTTGATCAGCATCAAGCAAATCGGTTTGGCGCTTACCGCAATACCTTTTAGCTACTTCATTTACGGGATCACTAAAGGTAAGTACAATTACCAAGTCAATCATATCCCACTGGTTTTTCCGGATCTTCCTGAAATCTTCCATGGTTTTAAGTTGCTCCAGATTTCAGACATCCATTCGGGCAGCTTCGACAGCATGAAGGGCGTCAAAAAGGGCATCCAGAAAATTTCGGAACAGAACGCCGACCTTCTCGTTTTCACGGGTGACCTGGTCAACGGACGGGCCGATGAGATCCTTCCCTTCGCGCCTCATTTTGCGGCCCTACGTGCGCCTTTCGGCAAATATGCCGTCACGGGCAATCACGACTATAGCTCAGGAGGCGCCTATGGCGACCAGGAGGCATGGCGCGCCAATGTACAAGCCGTGCAGGACAACTACGGGAAATGTGGCTTCGAATTGCTCAACAACCGGGCGGTAGCCCTCACCAAGGAAGGGGAAACCATCTATCTCACCGGCGTAGAAAACTGGGGCAAACCACCTTTCCCACAATACGGTGATTTGAATTTAGCCCTCCGCGATGTGCCTGATGATGGCTTCAAAGTATTGCTTTCTCACGACCCCTCGCATTGGGATGAAAAAGTTTTGCCCCACCAAAGCAAGGTGCACCTGACACTTTCCGGACATACCCACGGCATGCAGTTTGGGCTTAATTTCAAGCATTTTAAATGGAGCCCCATCCAGTTGGTGTACCCGCGTTGGGCGGGCTTGTACGAAGAGGCCCGGCAGTTTTTGTACGTCAACCGCGGCTTCGGCTGGCTGGCTTTTCCGGGGCGCATTGGCATGTATCCGGAGATCAGTGTGTTTGAATTGCGGCGAGGCGGGGAATAG
- a CDS encoding EamA family transporter yields the protein MSERWLIIAAFAAVYIIWGSTYLFNYWAIATIPPFLMSGTRFLTAGALLYTWGSWRKEPQPTLRQWRNSAVIGVLFLTIGTGAVVWALQWIDTGMAALIVAIDPLLIMLLLWWIFGQRLRWQGVTGALIGIAGMAILVGQPQFVNTPESRWGLAAIALALVAWAFASVFISRINLPDSRLRRSAMQMLAGGTGLALFSLATGEATTFRWNTLSLSSGLSWLYLVVFGSIVAFSSFNYLLAKVSPEKVATSTYVNPIVALMLGWGFNGETVSGQSILAGLVMLTGVFFINNGKGQQVSIPGKDKGGSET from the coding sequence ATGTCTGAACGCTGGTTGATTATTGCAGCTTTTGCAGCTGTCTACATTATCTGGGGCTCAACCTATTTGTTCAACTATTGGGCAATAGCTACCATCCCTCCTTTCTTGATGTCTGGCACGCGCTTTCTTACGGCTGGAGCCTTACTCTATACTTGGGGAAGTTGGCGCAAAGAACCGCAGCCCACCCTGCGGCAGTGGCGAAATTCGGCCGTCATTGGCGTATTGTTTCTCACCATTGGCACTGGCGCCGTGGTTTGGGCATTGCAGTGGATCGACACAGGTATGGCGGCTTTGATCGTAGCCATCGACCCCCTCCTCATCATGCTTTTACTGTGGTGGATTTTTGGCCAACGCTTACGCTGGCAGGGAGTAACGGGTGCCTTGATTGGTATTGCGGGAATGGCCATCCTGGTTGGGCAACCCCAATTTGTGAATACGCCGGAAAGTCGGTGGGGCTTAGCCGCTATCGCGCTAGCCTTGGTTGCCTGGGCTTTTGCCAGTGTCTTCATTTCCCGTATTAATCTTCCCGATTCCCGCTTACGGCGATCGGCCATGCAAATGCTGGCTGGCGGTACTGGTCTGGCTCTCTTTAGCTTGGCAACGGGCGAGGCGACGACCTTCCGCTGGAACACCCTCAGCTTATCCTCTGGCTTATCCTGGTTGTACCTGGTTGTCTTTGGTTCTATCGTGGCGTTCTCCTCGTTTAATTATTTGCTCGCCAAAGTTTCACCTGAAAAGGTGGCTACCTCTACCTACGTCAACCCGATTGTGGCTTTGATGCTGGGCTGGGGTTTTAATGGCGAGACCGTTAGCGGACAGTCGATACTTGCAGGGCTCGTCATGCTCACTGGCGTGTTCTTCATCAACAATGGCAAAGGCCAACAAGTCAGTATCCCCGGAAAAGACAAAGGAGGTAGCGAAACTTAA
- a CDS encoding OmpH family outer membrane protein translates to MNIRLFGYLTSIIALGTLLSCQPKEAASEGSTNTGSSSAGNIVFIRLDSLTNQYASLNEKTKALEARAIEADKGQNERVAAFQRDVQNYQRRANSGQMSPKDMGTEQERLAGREQGLMQEAERLRQELQLEQMKLSAEFEENLMKVLEEIQGEFNYDYILSYGNGTGVLMVSDKNDITPEVAKRLNKIPMDGEMDSDPTTEADTTQAPATEK, encoded by the coding sequence ATGAATATTCGCCTTTTTGGATACTTGACAAGCATCATTGCATTAGGAACGCTTTTGAGTTGCCAGCCTAAGGAAGCGGCCTCCGAAGGAAGTACCAACACCGGCAGCAGTAGCGCAGGTAACATTGTATTTATTCGTTTGGATAGCCTGACGAACCAGTACGCCTCCCTGAACGAAAAGACCAAAGCACTGGAAGCGCGGGCGATCGAAGCAGACAAAGGCCAAAATGAACGCGTAGCTGCTTTCCAGCGCGATGTGCAAAATTATCAGCGTCGTGCCAACAGTGGTCAAATGTCTCCAAAAGACATGGGTACGGAGCAAGAACGCCTCGCTGGTCGCGAGCAGGGTTTAATGCAGGAAGCAGAAAGACTTCGCCAGGAGCTCCAACTGGAGCAAATGAAGCTCAGCGCCGAGTTTGAAGAAAACCTCATGAAAGTACTGGAAGAAATCCAGGGAGAGTTCAACTATGATTACATCCTCAGCTACGGCAATGGTACGGGTGTTTTGATGGTGAGCGACAAAAACGACATCACTCCTGAAGTAGCCAAGCGCCTGAACAAAATCCCTATGGATGGAGAGATGGATAGTGATCCCACAACGGAAGCGGATACCACACAGGCACCAGCCACGGAAAAATAA
- the pgl gene encoding 6-phosphogluconolactonase, which yields MPTQLHISADPEAVARDFTRYLLEQLRDKKHFTIALSGGSTPKLLFRLWAAEYRDVIDWSAIHFFWGDERCVPPGDDESNFGMTKALLFDKVNVPEENIHRVHGEEEPEIEARRYAAEIADNTEQFNGFPSFDLVILGMGDDGHTASIFPHEIALFKEERFCVVATHPTSGQKRVSITGPIINSAQRVAFLVTGANKNDKVNAIFQREEGYPSYPAAHVQPVTGALHWFMDEAAMYDGSPNS from the coding sequence ATGCCCACTCAACTTCATATCAGTGCTGACCCCGAAGCAGTAGCCAGGGATTTTACCCGTTATCTACTGGAGCAGTTACGTGATAAAAAGCATTTCACCATTGCGCTTTCAGGGGGGAGTACCCCTAAGCTATTGTTCCGCTTGTGGGCTGCCGAGTACCGCGACGTGATCGACTGGTCGGCGATTCATTTCTTCTGGGGAGACGAGCGCTGTGTGCCTCCTGGCGATGATGAGAGCAACTTTGGTATGACCAAAGCACTTTTGTTTGATAAGGTCAATGTGCCGGAGGAAAATATTCATCGAGTGCATGGAGAAGAGGAGCCCGAAATAGAAGCGCGTCGTTATGCAGCCGAAATTGCTGACAATACGGAACAGTTCAATGGTTTTCCTTCTTTTGACTTGGTGATACTGGGAATGGGAGATGATGGTCATACGGCTTCGATCTTTCCCCACGAAATCGCCTTGTTCAAAGAAGAGCGATTTTGTGTAGTCGCAACGCACCCTACCAGTGGGCAAAAGAGGGTGAGCATCACGGGGCCAATCATCAACAGTGCCCAACGGGTAGCATTCCTGGTGACCGGAGCTAATAAGAATGATAAGGTGAACGCGATATTTCAGCGGGAGGAGGGCTACCCATCTTACCCAGCAGCACACGTGCAGCCTGTGACGGGGGCACTGCACTGGTTTATGGATGAGGCAGCGATGTATGATGGCTCACCAAATAGCTGA
- a CDS encoding NAD(P)/FAD-dependent oxidoreductase — MMTLKMEGARVVIIGAGVAGLVAAQHLEAAGVRPLVIEATDRVGGRIKTDQVDGFLLDHGFQVLLTEYREAKHYLDYEALSLTHFRPGAVVYRNNTIASVVDPLREPSEIFRAIFSSVGSIKDKLLVWKLQRELKGTASEELFAAKNQQSSLAFLQEYGFSQTFIDAFFVPFFGGIFLENELKTPAPMLRFVFKMFARGHAALPAQGMEEIPRQLKAQLTQTLFRFHTEVAAVKDQTLVTTEGEEIPFDILIIATDPKKIMPRLAGAPTPYHATSTLYYASTGGQLPDRLIGLMADKGAIVNNFCLVDQVATEYAPSGQHLLSVTLKDIPTMANAEEKVAQEIRDICHQPNWQLRPLKRYDLPKALPHLDHLSYDYTPTEARLTEQVFLAGDQLLFGSLDAAMRTGRRAAEGVLAALQRL, encoded by the coding sequence ATGATGACCCTCAAGATGGAAGGAGCACGTGTAGTAATTATTGGAGCAGGTGTAGCTGGTTTGGTGGCTGCCCAACATTTGGAAGCCGCTGGCGTTCGTCCCCTTGTGATAGAAGCGACCGATCGGGTCGGCGGGCGAATAAAAACCGACCAGGTAGACGGCTTTTTGCTTGATCATGGTTTCCAGGTTTTGTTGACGGAATACCGGGAAGCAAAACACTATTTAGATTACGAGGCACTTAGTCTTACTCATTTTCGGCCAGGAGCCGTAGTTTACCGCAATAACACCATCGCATCGGTTGTTGACCCTCTTCGGGAGCCTTCCGAAATTTTCCGTGCCATCTTTTCTTCGGTGGGGAGCATCAAGGATAAATTACTGGTTTGGAAACTTCAGCGGGAGCTAAAAGGAACTGCTTCGGAGGAACTTTTCGCAGCTAAAAACCAGCAAAGTAGTCTGGCGTTTTTACAAGAGTATGGTTTTTCACAAACTTTTATTGATGCCTTTTTTGTTCCTTTCTTCGGCGGAATATTCCTCGAAAATGAGCTAAAGACCCCGGCACCTATGCTGCGTTTTGTCTTTAAGATGTTTGCAAGGGGACACGCTGCTTTACCCGCTCAGGGGATGGAAGAAATTCCACGCCAATTGAAAGCACAACTGACCCAAACGCTTTTCCGCTTTCATACAGAGGTAGCAGCGGTCAAAGACCAAACGCTGGTGACCACGGAAGGTGAGGAAATCCCCTTTGACATACTTATTATAGCCACAGACCCAAAGAAGATAATGCCTCGTTTGGCTGGAGCGCCAACTCCTTATCATGCTACCAGTACGCTGTATTATGCAAGTACTGGTGGTCAACTACCGGATCGCTTGATCGGGTTGATGGCGGACAAAGGCGCGATCGTCAATAATTTCTGCTTGGTAGATCAAGTCGCGACGGAGTATGCACCCTCAGGCCAGCACTTGCTCTCGGTAACGCTTAAGGATATCCCTACGATGGCCAACGCAGAAGAAAAAGTGGCCCAAGAGATACGTGATATTTGTCATCAACCAAACTGGCAGTTAAGGCCACTAAAGCGTTACGACCTGCCCAAAGCACTCCCCCACTTAGATCATCTGAGCTACGATTATACACCCACCGAAGCACGCCTGACGGAGCAAGTTTTTCTTGCTGGCGATCAGTTGCTCTTTGGTTCGCTGGATGCAGCGATGCGAACGGGCCGACGAGCCGCAGAGGGCGTTTTGGCTGCCCTGCAACGACTGTGA
- a CDS encoding 6-phosphogluconate dehydrogenase, translating to MSEFQQVVKEGAESVGRKIKRLFLMLLGIAFIVGLLFVWVAGWTFSDGTRAGELIKVSKKGVIFKTYEGQINLGGFQGDSGSGITGNIWEFSTTDKEVYQQLQEMEGKKVKLHYKQRYKPMPWQGKTEYFVDEVNVIQ from the coding sequence ATGAGTGAATTTCAACAAGTTGTTAAAGAAGGTGCCGAGTCAGTAGGCCGTAAAATCAAGCGCTTATTTCTAATGTTACTAGGAATAGCATTCATCGTCGGATTACTTTTTGTCTGGGTAGCTGGCTGGACTTTCAGTGATGGTACACGGGCAGGAGAGCTAATAAAGGTATCTAAAAAAGGAGTGATTTTTAAAACCTACGAAGGCCAAATCAACCTTGGTGGTTTTCAAGGTGATAGTGGTTCCGGTATAACCGGCAACATCTGGGAGTTTAGTACCACGGATAAAGAGGTATACCAGCAACTACAGGAGATGGAAGGCAAAAAAGTAAAACTCCACTACAAGCAGCGCTACAAGCCTATGCCCTGGCAGGGAAAGACCGAATATTTTGTAGACGAGGTTAATGTTATTCAATAA